The Dokdonia donghaensis DSW-1 DNA window CTCATTAGGTATAGGGATAAAATTTACATCTTCTATAGTGGTTTCTACAAGCGGTTTTTCTTCTTTACAAGAAAGTATAGCTATCGATATAAAAAGAACCAGTAGGCAACGCATATGTTTATTTTTAGTGTAATTAATTAAGCCTGTAGTAACCACATTTGAGATAAGCACCTTCTGGAAAACCTATAGGATGATCTATGTCGTGGTAGGTTTTATCTTCTACATTAAAGATTCTATTAGACTTTCTTATATGTGTCTCACATATATCAAAGAATACCTGAGCCTCCACTCTAGAGGAGCAAGACGCTAGTACCAGTAACCCATTTCTCTTAGTGAGCTGTGCTCCCAGTTGTGCCAGTCTTGCATAACTATTTCTAGCAGTAGGCACTTCTCTCGCACTTTTTGCAAAACTAGGCGGGTCTATCACTACAATATCAAACTGCTGTTGCTCATCTATAAGTTGCTGTAATCCCACAAAAGCATCTATAGCCATCGTTTTATGCGTACCCTTATGCGGGTTTAACTTTCCGTTTTGTACTGCCACTTCTAGAGCCTGTGCGCTTATGTCAAGACTCACTACCGCTTTTGCTCCACCAGCAAGCGCGTGTACAGAAAATCCTCCGGCATAACTAAAAACGTCTAGCACACTCTTTCCTCTAGAAAGTTCTCCCACACGCTTACGGTTGTTGCGATGATCTAAAAAGTAACCTGTTTTATGACCATAAATCACATTTGCCGAAAATTTTACACCGTGCTCCACAAAAGTGACAACGTCGTTTTTAAGTACGCCGTGTATCACCTGTCCATCTTTAAGACCGTAAGTATTGCCTTTACCCACATTACGACTCAACCTTAACACCATAGTCTCAGTATGAGAAATAGCTAGTAAATGTGGTAATACCATCTCTAGGTATGGAAACCAGATAGCACTATATACTTTTACTACAATCACCCTATCGTACACATCTGCAATGAGACCAGGAAAACCATCATTCTCACCAAAAAGAAGACGATAACTATTAGTATCCGTACGTAAGAGTTTAGCTCTTTTTTTAAAAGCTACTTGAATTTTATCCTTAAAAAATGCTTCGTTTGCAGTAGCTGGGGTACTACTTAGTACCTTAAGACGTATGGGGGAATCTGGATCATAAAGAGCAATACCATACACCTTATCTGCCCTGTTATCAAAAAGAATGGCAAGATCTCCAGCTTGTCCTTCCTTATTGAGTTTTGCAATACTATTATCAAAAACCCAAGGGTGCCCTTGTTTAACAAGCTTTTCGGCTCTAGCAGTGAGCTTTACAGCAAGACGTTTGGTTTCAATTTTAGGTAAATTAATCATTAAGGAGCGTTATATTATTAAAATTACGCTTTCGCGAAAGCGTAAAAAACCAAATTAATCGTAATTTTCCAGTATGAAGATATATCGCACGTTTTTTTTAGTACTATCGGCCCTTTTTTTTCTTGCAATGCAAAGCGATCAAGAAAGTCCGCTGGTGAATATAGCTGAATTTGATTCAAAATTTTCATATGATGTGCGCTATGCCACAGATGATAATTTTCTAGAACAAACTGTATACGACTGTGTGCAGTGTCTCCTTATACCAGAGGTTGCAGAGGCGCTCGTTGAGGCAAATAATTACTTTTGTGAGCTTGGGTATATGATACAGCTGTATGATTGCTATCGCCCACTCTCTGTACAAAAAAAGATGTGGGAGATTTACCCTAACCCTGGCTACGTGGGTAATCCTTACGGTAGTGGGTCTATACATAACCGTGGTGCTGCGATAGATATGACCATTGTAAAGCTAGATGGTACACCGCTAGATATGGGTAGTGACTATGACTTTTTTGGAAAAGAAGCGCATATAGATCACTCGCATAACGATACCATTACGGCAAATAGAAAACAGCTTTGGTCTGTGATGAAAAAATTTGGCTTTTCACCCATACGTACAGAGTGGTGGCACTTTAACTATGACGCAAAAAATTACGGGTTAAAAGTGCTCGACATAGACTTTGACTGTGAGTAATTATTTTGGATCAAGTAATTGATCTATACGTGCAATTGCATCTTCATAATGGTACTTAGTCATTGTATCTACACTTGCATTGCGCGCTGACCTTAATGTCTTTTTAAGTTTTTGTAACTCTCCGCGTACAAGGGGTCTTACATCTGATGCGCTTATATCATAACGTAAAGCTCCCTCAAAACCTGGTCTTCCAGATCTTGATTTTGGCCCTTCATCTGTCATTAAATAAGCCATACGCTCTAAGTAAGATCGCTGCAAGTTACGACGATAGATATCTACAGAAGCACCTCTTCTTGTCTCAGACCAGATACCAGACCTCAGGTGTGAAAGCATCTCTAGAGCGCTATAATATTCTGTTTGTGTAGTCTCTGCATCTATTAATCTACCTAGTCTATCAAAACTTAAAAGTCTATTTAAGTATCTAGATTGGGTTCTTCTTATTTTTTCTGCATAACCTGCGTGGTCTATATTTTGTAAGATTGCGGGGTCTACAAGCCAGGTAGGTGTTTCAAAAAGATTATTTTGTAACCATTGCATAGATTCCTTTTGTGATGCTTCATCTAGATGTGTGTACACCACGCCACCTTGTGCGGGTGTTTTTAAATTTTCAAACACGCCACCTATATTGGTCACTACGTGACCTACAAATCTACTATATACCCCTATGAGTTCTCCATAGAGTTCTTCTAGGTCTTGATAATCGTTTGTTTTACTTGATGTCCACGATGGTAAGTTTTGTGCTACGTAGCGTAGGTTTTTAATACCGTAGGTACTTGCCTTTACAGGGTCATTACCTATAGCTTCTGTTTGTGATTGTGGGTCAAAGCTACTAGACTGTCTCCCGAATTTATAAACTGGGTCTCCTGCTTTTTCTTGAATCCACTGGTTAAGGGTTGCTTTTTCCATTAACGGTGAGGTAGCCTCTGGTATCCATCTATAACCCCAGTTTGTAGCATAGTGATCATAAGGTCCCATCTGTCTCACAAAACGTATGTTTGTGTCTCCCGGCTGTGCGATATAGTTGTAACGAGCATAATCCATAAGACTGGCTGCGATACCGTTTTTTTGAGTAAATGCCCCGTCACGGTATGATGCTACATCATAGGCATAACTTGCTGCCATATTGTGAGGAAAGCCAAGTGCGTGACCTACCTCGTGAGCAATCACCATACGCATCATCTCCCCTATCTCCTCTTCTGGTGTATCTAGTGTGCGTGCGCTTGGGTTTGCCGCTCCAGTCTCTAGTAAATAACGGTTTCTATAACTTCTTAAGTGATTGTGATACCAGATAATGTCACTTTCTATAATCTCCCCGCTACGTGGGTCAGACACGCTAGGTCCTACGGCATTACGAGTTGTACTGGCTACGTAGCGCACTACAGAGTAACGTATATCTTCTGGACTAAACTCAGGATCTTCTTCTGGTGTAGGAGCATCTTTTGCTATAATGGCATTTTTAAAACCTGATGTTTCAAACGGTTTTTGCCAGTCCTCTATACCTTGTTTTATATACTCCTTAAGTGACTCTGGCGTTCCAGGATCTAAATAATATACAATAGGTTTTACAGGTTCTACAAGTTCTCCTCGCTTATATGCTTCTACATCACTAGGCTCTAGTCTCCAGCGGCGTATATATGTTTTTTGATCTGCCTTAAGGGCCTCACTGCCGTAATCATATTGCTTTACTGTAAAGAAGCCTACTCTTGGGTCGTACAATCTAGGTTGCATAGGTTGCTCTGGCAGTAATATCATAGACTGGTTTACCTGAAGGCTTATACTCTCTGCAGCCCTCTCTGTAGGTGGCTCTGCCGCATCATATGTAAAATCTTGTTTTACCTCTATATTTTTAGGAAAACTCTTAACACTGTTTATAAAACTACGATTTGCATCTAGCTTTTTTACTTTGTACTGTTTACGTAAACGACCAGATAGTGCACTTATACCCTTTACATCAGACGAGAATAGCTTTGTTACATTAATAACAGCTGCTGTAGAGTCTTTATCAAAAGCCTTGATATCAAAGGCGTAAAGTGTAGGCTCATAATTATTTACTCGTACAGAATTACTTATCGCCTTTGTACTATCGGCTACACTGGCATACGATTTAATTTTAATAAGTATTTTATCTTGAAAACGCTCCCACTGCACTACCTGCTCATTGGTCTTTGAGCCAGCATTTATATAACCTCCTCCTAATCCATTAGGAATTTGAGCGATACGAGTAACCCACAACATATCTTTGTTGAGCTGTGAGAAAGGAACCTCATAAAAGAACTCATCTTTAATTTTATGTACTTGAAATAGCCCTGAGTCTGTTACCGCATCTTTTGTGATTACTTTACTGTAGGGTTTAAAACCGTTTTTATCTGACTTTCCTTCTGGAGCCTTCTCTTCTGTTTTATTTTTAGATTTTTTACGTCGTGATTCCTTACGTTGTGCAAAGGAGTCTTGTGTTGTAAAAAAAGTCGCTAGTAAACAAAGGAGTAGTATTCTTTTCATCGGTAGTGTATTTCTACTCGAAAATAAGAATTGACTGCTGGGAGTTAATTTAATTTAGATAATATTAACAATTGGGTATTACGCTTTCGCGAAAGCGTAAACATATTATTGCTTTGTAAATCTATAAGTAAACTCTCTCTCGTTATTTCCTAACTGTCCATCCCAGCCTTCATAACCTATCACAATAGTCATATCAAATACAGTATCGTCTATAAGGTTAAGTTGCCCGAAGGATGTCTCGCTAGGTCCAGTTAGAATATGCAGTGTAGAATCGCGACAGAAACCATTGTATGATCCATAAATTTTTGGATAAATAGAAGTTCCAGCAATAGTAAATTCTAACACATCTGTATATAATGGCATAGTGCGTACATTAGGCATAGTCGTACTAGATATTGTAATAAAACCTTGCTTAGAAACTCCATCGGCATCATCTCCTCCTATTATTTCATAAAAATAGGTGCCCGTAAAATCTGCATCAGGGATGGGTTCTATCACATTAATCACATAACGATATGGGGATTTGAAAAAACAAAAGTCTGTAAGTATAGAAGCAGAGCCACTATCATTACTATAACTACGACCGTCTGTTAAGAAAACCTCTAGCCTTACCTCGAACTGATCTCCTGGTTGAATTGCGTTTAAATCTAGATTATGCGAAGTGACAGTCTCTTCATAGCTCACATTTAATGTGTGCCTAGGTAAACCCACTGGTCCTGTGGTAAAGCTTGAAGCTTCAATATCTTTAAGTATAATCTCTGGAGAT harbors:
- a CDS encoding M15 family metallopeptidase, encoding MKIYRTFFLVLSALFFLAMQSDQESPLVNIAEFDSKFSYDVRYATDDNFLEQTVYDCVQCLLIPEVAEALVEANNYFCELGYMIQLYDCYRPLSVQKKMWEIYPNPGYVGNPYGSGSIHNRGAAIDMTIVKLDGTPLDMGSDYDFFGKEAHIDHSHNDTITANRKQLWSVMKKFGFSPIRTEWWHFNYDAKNYGLKVLDIDFDCE
- a CDS encoding zinc-dependent metalloprotease, whose translation is MKRILLLCLLATFFTTQDSFAQRKESRRKKSKNKTEEKAPEGKSDKNGFKPYSKVITKDAVTDSGLFQVHKIKDEFFYEVPFSQLNKDMLWVTRIAQIPNGLGGGYINAGSKTNEQVVQWERFQDKILIKIKSYASVADSTKAISNSVRVNNYEPTLYAFDIKAFDKDSTAAVINVTKLFSSDVKGISALSGRLRKQYKVKKLDANRSFINSVKSFPKNIEVKQDFTYDAAEPPTERAAESISLQVNQSMILLPEQPMQPRLYDPRVGFFTVKQYDYGSEALKADQKTYIRRWRLEPSDVEAYKRGELVEPVKPIVYYLDPGTPESLKEYIKQGIEDWQKPFETSGFKNAIIAKDAPTPEEDPEFSPEDIRYSVVRYVASTTRNAVGPSVSDPRSGEIIESDIIWYHNHLRSYRNRYLLETGAANPSARTLDTPEEEIGEMMRMVIAHEVGHALGFPHNMAASYAYDVASYRDGAFTQKNGIAASLMDYARYNYIAQPGDTNIRFVRQMGPYDHYATNWGYRWIPEATSPLMEKATLNQWIQEKAGDPVYKFGRQSSSFDPQSQTEAIGNDPVKASTYGIKNLRYVAQNLPSWTSSKTNDYQDLEELYGELIGVYSRFVGHVVTNIGGVFENLKTPAQGGVVYTHLDEASQKESMQWLQNNLFETPTWLVDPAILQNIDHAGYAEKIRRTQSRYLNRLLSFDRLGRLIDAETTQTEYYSALEMLSHLRSGIWSETRRGASVDIYRRNLQRSYLERMAYLMTDEGPKSRSGRPGFEGALRYDISASDVRPLVRGELQKLKKTLRSARNASVDTMTKYHYEDAIARIDQLLDPK
- a CDS encoding class I SAM-dependent rRNA methyltransferase — translated: MINLPKIETKRLAVKLTARAEKLVKQGHPWVFDNSIAKLNKEGQAGDLAILFDNRADKVYGIALYDPDSPIRLKVLSSTPATANEAFFKDKIQVAFKKRAKLLRTDTNSYRLLFGENDGFPGLIADVYDRVIVVKVYSAIWFPYLEMVLPHLLAISHTETMVLRLSRNVGKGNTYGLKDGQVIHGVLKNDVVTFVEHGVKFSANVIYGHKTGYFLDHRNNRKRVGELSRGKSVLDVFSYAGGFSVHALAGGAKAVVSLDISAQALEVAVQNGKLNPHKGTHKTMAIDAFVGLQQLIDEQQQFDIVVIDPPSFAKSAREVPTARNSYARLAQLGAQLTKRNGLLVLASCSSRVEAQVFFDICETHIRKSNRIFNVEDKTYHDIDHPIGFPEGAYLKCGYYRLN